The following proteins are encoded in a genomic region of Saccharopolyspora antimicrobica:
- a CDS encoding LysR family transcriptional regulator: protein MELDLGAVRAFVTVADEQHFGAAADQLNLTQQAVSRRIAKLEAALGTTLLHRTQTGARLNESGAAFLPHARALLALADQAVDSVRIRNRPLRVDVNDTRLPATELVREFHDSNADVEIDIITSNGLRSGRTALTSGSIDATVARVMGTLDPVIKHLPAYLGPLHVLVGRTHPLADRRQVRLPHLRDSIAWMPTNEPGSEWADFYDCLAREFGLTIDTSGPNFGLDHMLDHLAASPDRFTFGGELLRVPWHPEIVQIPIVDPTPVYLHSLLWKQGNRHPVLPRLIDHVTSRLQPFDPERQWMPPADIRALDLAAAADEHPAPDSSGESLTNRWRVRAFRGGL from the coding sequence ATGGAACTCGACCTCGGTGCGGTCCGGGCCTTCGTCACCGTGGCCGACGAGCAGCATTTCGGGGCGGCAGCGGACCAGCTGAACCTCACGCAACAGGCGGTCTCCAGGCGGATCGCGAAGCTGGAAGCCGCTCTGGGCACGACGTTGTTGCACCGCACCCAGACCGGGGCCAGGCTCAACGAGAGCGGTGCCGCTTTCCTCCCCCACGCCCGGGCGCTCCTGGCGCTGGCCGATCAGGCGGTGGATTCGGTCCGGATCCGCAACCGCCCGCTGCGGGTGGACGTGAACGACACCCGCCTCCCCGCGACCGAACTGGTCCGGGAGTTCCACGACAGCAATGCCGACGTGGAGATCGACATCATCACCTCGAACGGGCTCCGGAGCGGGCGGACCGCGCTGACCAGCGGTTCGATCGACGCCACCGTCGCGCGGGTGATGGGCACTCTCGATCCGGTCATCAAGCACCTTCCCGCCTACCTCGGTCCCCTCCACGTCCTCGTCGGCCGTACGCATCCCCTCGCCGACCGGCGCCAGGTGCGGTTGCCGCACCTCCGGGACTCGATCGCCTGGATGCCGACCAACGAACCCGGCAGCGAATGGGCCGACTTCTACGACTGCCTCGCCCGCGAATTCGGGCTCACCATCGACACTTCGGGCCCGAACTTCGGCCTCGACCACATGCTGGACCACCTCGCCGCATCACCGGACCGCTTCACCTTCGGCGGCGAACTGCTGCGGGTCCCGTGGCACCCGGAGATCGTCCAGATCCCCATCGTCGATCCGACACCCGTCTACCTGCACTCCCTGCTGTGGAAGCAGGGCAACCGGCACCCCGTGCTGCCCCGGCTGATCGACCACGTCACCTCGCGCCTCCAGCCGTTCGACCCCGAACGCCAGTGGATGCCACCGGCGGACATCCGCGCGCTCGACCTCGCGGCGGCAGCCGACGAGCACCCTGCCCCGGATTCGTCCGGGGAGAGCCTCACGAACCGCTGGAGAGTACGCGCGTTCCGCGGAGGCCTTTGA